The following proteins are encoded in a genomic region of Acidobacteriota bacterium:
- a CDS encoding GTP cyclohydrolase I FolE, with amino-acid sequence MDRGPPVAGAAPGAARAAGGGAVRNGRRGGGVPGGAGGGSGPVSTERLEKLWSELLAELFDRCPPDPSLDAGELLRRAPRRLAKAWTEDLLAGAGTDPAALLRPIEMPAARGPVLLSGIAFTAVCAHHLLPFRGVAHAGYVPEGRHAGLGAVARVVDACARRLTLQEALTASIADGLERGLSPRSLVVAVEAEHQCLSARGPRKAGHRFVTVERRGAPSPELEALVRDAFR; translated from the coding sequence GTGGATCGCGGTCCACCTGTGGCGGGAGCTGCGCCCGGCGCTGCCCGGGCTGCGGGCGGTGGAGCTGTACGAAACGGAAGGCGCGGCGGTGGTGTACCGGGGGGAGCTGGAGGGGGGAGCGGACCGGTGAGCACGGAACGACTCGAAAAGCTGTGGAGCGAGCTCCTCGCGGAACTCTTCGACCGATGCCCGCCCGATCCCTCGCTCGACGCCGGCGAGCTCCTGCGCCGGGCACCGCGCCGGCTCGCCAAGGCCTGGACCGAGGACCTGCTGGCGGGGGCGGGCACCGATCCGGCGGCGCTGCTGCGGCCGATCGAGATGCCCGCGGCGCGGGGCCCCGTCCTGCTGAGCGGAATCGCTTTCACCGCGGTCTGCGCCCATCACCTGCTGCCCTTCCGGGGGGTCGCCCACGCCGGCTACGTGCCGGAGGGGCGCCATGCGGGTCTGGGAGCGGTGGCGAGAGTCGTCGACGCCTGCGCGCGCCGGCTGACGCTGCAGGAAGCGCTCACGGCCAGCATCGCGGACGGGCTGGAACGCGGCCTTTCCCCCCGTTCGCTCGTGGTCGCCGTCGAAGCCGAGCACCAGTGCCTCTCGGCGCGCGGCCCCCGGAAGGCGGGACACCGGTTCGTCACGGTGGAACGGCGCGGCGCTCCCTCTCCGGAACTCGAGGCGCTCGTCCGGGACGCGTTTCGCTGA
- the queD gene encoding 6-carboxytetrahydropterin synthase QueD translates to MLLRRTYGFEASHVLPRHPGRCRNLHGHSYRFTVEVEGEIDPEQGMVIDFGELDAVVTERVLKRLDHAHLNDVLENPTAEWIAVHLWRELRPALPGLRAVELYETEGAAVVYRGELEGGADR, encoded by the coding sequence ATGCTGCTCCGCCGCACCTATGGCTTCGAAGCCAGCCACGTGCTGCCGCGGCACCCCGGCCGTTGCCGCAACCTCCATGGCCATTCCTACCGCTTCACCGTGGAGGTCGAGGGGGAAATCGACCCGGAGCAGGGGATGGTGATCGACTTCGGCGAACTCGACGCGGTGGTGACCGAGCGGGTCCTGAAGCGGCTGGATCACGCCCATCTCAACGACGTGCTGGAAAACCCCACGGCGGAGTGGATCGCGGTCCACCTGTGGCGGGAGCTGCGCCCGGCGCTGCCCGGGCTGCGGGCGGTGGAGCTGTACGAAACGGAAGGCGCGGCGGTGGTGTACCGGGGGGAGCTGGAGGGGGGAGCGGACCGGTGA
- the folB gene encoding dihydroneopterin aldolase produces MTGEISVRGIRFHAFHGLTKLERKIGVRHRVDVDLVAPIGRAAESDRVEDTIDYRQVHDLVVKIGRENSFHLIETLAVRIARELLSTFSCERVRVAVQKETPVVDGIVDSVGVSVTLDRETT; encoded by the coding sequence ATGACCGGTGAGATCTCGGTGCGCGGGATCCGGTTCCACGCCTTCCACGGCTTGACCAAGCTCGAGCGGAAGATCGGCGTCCGCCACCGGGTCGACGTCGACCTGGTGGCCCCGATCGGCCGCGCGGCCGAGTCGGACCGTGTCGAGGACACGATCGACTACAGGCAGGTGCATGACCTGGTCGTGAAGATCGGCCGCGAGAACTCGTTCCATCTCATCGAGACGCTCGCCGTCCGGATCGCCCGCGAACTGCTGTCGACCTTCTCCTGCGAGCGGGTGCGCGTCGCGGTACAGAAGGAGACCCCGGTCGTCGACGGGATCGTCGACAGCGTGGGCGTGTCGGTCACGCTCGACAGGGAGACCACCTGA